In Zonotrichia albicollis isolate bZonAlb1 chromosome 11, bZonAlb1.hap1, whole genome shotgun sequence, a single genomic region encodes these proteins:
- the ZFAND6 gene encoding AN1-type zinc finger protein 6 isoform X1 encodes MFIEEGRMAQETNRSQVPMLCSTGCGFYGNPRTNGMCSVCYKEHLQRQNSNGRISPPAASVSSITESLPVQCTEGSAQETQSTLDSTSTPSMQPSPVSSQSLLTESVASSQPDSTAVDKTVPETEELQASVSENAEPTPEEQDKSLDKPKQKKNRCFMCRKKVGLTGFECRCGNVYCGMHRYSDVHSCSYNYKADAAEKIRKENPVVVGEKIQKI; translated from the exons AT GTTTATAGAAGAAGGGAGAATGGCTCAAGAAACTAACCGTAGCCAAGTGCCTATGCTGTGTTCCACTGGCTGCGGATTTTACGGGAACCCTCGCACAAATGGCATGTGCTCAGTGTGCTACAAAGAACACCTTCAAAGGCAGAACAGTAATGGTAGAATTAGCCCACCTG cagcctctgtcAGTAGCATCACCGAGTCCTTACCGGTCCAGTGCACAGAGGGCAGTGCCCAGGAAACTCAGTCCACTTTAGATTCTACATCAACTCCATCTATGCAGCCAAG CCCTGTGTCCAGTCAGTCACTTTTAACAGAATCTGTAGCATCATCCCAACCGGATAGTACGGCTGTGGACAAAACAGTACCTGAGACAGAAGAGTTGCAAG CTTCAGTGTCAGAGAATGCAGAGCCTACACCTGAAGAACAGGACAAGTCGCTTgacaaaccaaaacagaaaaagaatcgTTGTTTCATGTGCAGGAAGAAGGTTGGATTGACTG GGTTCGAGTGCCGGTGTGGGAACGTTTACTGTGGAATGCACCGTTACTCAGATGTACACAGTTGCTCTTACAATTACAAAGCTGATGCTGCTGAGAAAATCAGAAAAGAGAATCCTGTAGTTGTTGGGGAAAAGATCCAGAAGATCTga
- the ZFAND6 gene encoding AN1-type zinc finger protein 6 isoform X2: MAQETNRSQVPMLCSTGCGFYGNPRTNGMCSVCYKEHLQRQNSNGRISPPAASVSSITESLPVQCTEGSAQETQSTLDSTSTPSMQPSPVSSQSLLTESVASSQPDSTAVDKTVPETEELQASVSENAEPTPEEQDKSLDKPKQKKNRCFMCRKKVGLTGFECRCGNVYCGMHRYSDVHSCSYNYKADAAEKIRKENPVVVGEKIQKI; this comes from the exons ATGGCTCAAGAAACTAACCGTAGCCAAGTGCCTATGCTGTGTTCCACTGGCTGCGGATTTTACGGGAACCCTCGCACAAATGGCATGTGCTCAGTGTGCTACAAAGAACACCTTCAAAGGCAGAACAGTAATGGTAGAATTAGCCCACCTG cagcctctgtcAGTAGCATCACCGAGTCCTTACCGGTCCAGTGCACAGAGGGCAGTGCCCAGGAAACTCAGTCCACTTTAGATTCTACATCAACTCCATCTATGCAGCCAAG CCCTGTGTCCAGTCAGTCACTTTTAACAGAATCTGTAGCATCATCCCAACCGGATAGTACGGCTGTGGACAAAACAGTACCTGAGACAGAAGAGTTGCAAG CTTCAGTGTCAGAGAATGCAGAGCCTACACCTGAAGAACAGGACAAGTCGCTTgacaaaccaaaacagaaaaagaatcgTTGTTTCATGTGCAGGAAGAAGGTTGGATTGACTG GGTTCGAGTGCCGGTGTGGGAACGTTTACTGTGGAATGCACCGTTACTCAGATGTACACAGTTGCTCTTACAATTACAAAGCTGATGCTGCTGAGAAAATCAGAAAAGAGAATCCTGTAGTTGTTGGGGAAAAGATCCAGAAGATCTga